A portion of the Luteolibacter yonseiensis genome contains these proteins:
- a CDS encoding RHS repeat-associated core domain-containing protein: MTTHKKNAGGSLGRKAIALILIAAVVGGFLLRRAEDGDSGQTADHNPSGGKKEAVSPSAAPDTEASKADNFQPVPNVNGVIPAPAAVKASEKEELEWTANARPTDHTSLLLLDLSRIPSEKDLRMAGQLGEELIPTRSAEPSQIEDLALRSKQEQDNLSFGKAIQDWNLHNYEKACELFNEHLKAFPESAWAAEAELHLGCYAQYNGRFDEAKVWFEASEGRSPKGHSMHAKSTLRLGALAMESGSLQEATLKFTSLRATSDTSSHGTYASYWITRLSLMKDNSTSMRDCAQKSLAEICSLLEKPEAAARLRAMENTRPEGFSLQEIEDLAKEQGLTARTIITTAPHAADLPVPFIAHYGLGEQLHFVAVLSHAENGKMRIYDSRTGGVTDADETYFKRQWSGYATLFAEVPDVEGILLASAESKRTVVGGCCGYPKMPDDLVCGIGENAGGCGPCSRGMPSWSVNPVNMNLTINDTPMWWDAPYGPSVNMSLTYNSLDSLATIRPFGDKWTFAYSAYAMQDPSGAVLIMYGNGYNERYTRNADLTFTPEARNAQSKLTKTGNFTFVVEDGNGTKHTFSVSKTMAGASAASLLTSIVDKYGTAVNIAHNGQGAVTAITHSAGGTWNLYYNAAGKVRRITDPFSREATFTYDSNNRLTGQTDQGGVAYGYGYTTAARVRERDPLYPDFGHTLEYVERTNELFINALNLPTGTYLFDTEPADGINNMGLQYADYAYPPHGGKMWENYRITVTDPMAQKEEYYFDGASKKGWHRSKRHFKMGQKPDSGEPHKLYEFALAGGRGQIKKTRYPGGGQSVSDGHDSSGRAASVTGADGQVTKYTYNTMGNVTIRQEGEDGDLNKIIYTTTYAANGIDPTSETRTVGGVVITLSQITYNSSRDVQSQTNSFGVTTAFTRNSKGQLLTETHPLVGLTERIYDTNGRLYQVKNTAPGQTVAKVKATCGYDGVGRVVSEMDEEGHLLNYEYDLLNRLVKTIYPDTTYTQSNYSCCTLTSQRARDGSVTQYTYDALKRLVNEIKPGGESITRHYDQEDNMTVLNFGRGEGVSWSYDAANRVTAKFYPDGKKLTYGYDAQTGQMTWSRDSQNRETTYGYDAKGRIVIESVSGRPIQKYTYDAVGLRIKWEDGTAINTYSYDPHDRIVSSDGPLDHDTFTYQYDSYGRKTSFTYDGAEESYTYDNLGRIATITNPLGTFANVYDGETGKVSEFSYPLSGMKTVYQRLPVAQGGLLGSITHHAATIAGGGVLASYQYGYNSADQITTWQQTQPGISPRQWNIGYDARRQVAAITEQPLVGTPPILQKVWRYRYDASGNRIAAQENNQVNTAAYNNLNQLVSLKSGGSTWFRGKVNEPAQVTFAGKAATIGADGSFEALVETGPGTQDVAVQAKDQAGNIRSETWRVSNGSAVDVVPTYDAEGNNLTDGRYSYTWDVSQRMTGVSTAQDNWTFTYDGARRRTSEAKNGVSQRRWVWNGTQMFEERLANGVKHRFWTGGIQIVNSSGQAAGKRYIVKDHLGSTRAVVDGTTGVATASYDYAPWGRRSRVQGTEDWGLGYTGHWQHESGLSLSVYRAYDPDRGRWASRDPIQEDGGLNLTAYCDNDVINKADVLGLAPATGRWFDSDGKVHSSKCMIIVYVGHNGEVPQSGNIVDSDCSASVVISCGQSGGDNDPARPDTVPDLPPIPRGGEKISEYDLSGLIKKVVAASEKHAKTICMNKTCCCKWVTIVVRYVSDLPATMGNQKGTEQGRYPVKCP; the protein is encoded by the coding sequence ATGACGACTCATAAAAAGAACGCCGGAGGATCACTGGGAAGAAAGGCGATCGCACTTATTTTGATTGCCGCTGTGGTAGGCGGATTCTTACTCAGGAGGGCGGAAGATGGCGATTCCGGACAAACAGCGGATCATAATCCATCCGGAGGGAAAAAGGAAGCGGTCTCTCCATCGGCCGCTCCGGATACTGAAGCCTCCAAGGCGGACAACTTCCAGCCTGTGCCAAATGTGAACGGAGTCATCCCGGCTCCCGCCGCGGTGAAGGCGTCCGAAAAGGAGGAACTGGAGTGGACGGCCAACGCCCGGCCCACCGATCACACCAGCTTGCTGTTGTTGGATCTTTCCCGGATCCCGTCCGAAAAAGACCTGAGAATGGCCGGACAACTCGGTGAGGAGCTCATCCCCACCAGGTCGGCGGAGCCTTCGCAAATCGAGGATCTGGCACTGCGTTCCAAGCAGGAACAGGACAATCTCTCCTTCGGGAAGGCCATCCAGGACTGGAATCTCCACAATTACGAAAAGGCGTGCGAACTGTTCAACGAGCACCTGAAGGCGTTTCCGGAAAGCGCGTGGGCGGCGGAGGCGGAGTTGCATCTGGGTTGTTACGCGCAATACAACGGCCGCTTTGACGAGGCGAAGGTTTGGTTCGAGGCTTCGGAAGGGCGAAGTCCGAAAGGGCACTCGATGCATGCCAAGTCCACCCTCCGTCTCGGAGCGCTGGCGATGGAGAGCGGGAGTCTTCAGGAGGCAACCCTGAAATTCACCTCATTGCGCGCGACCTCCGACACCTCGTCACATGGGACCTACGCATCCTACTGGATCACCCGCCTCAGCCTGATGAAGGATAACTCGACATCAATGCGGGATTGCGCGCAGAAATCTCTCGCGGAAATTTGTTCGCTCCTGGAGAAGCCGGAGGCCGCCGCACGGTTGCGCGCGATGGAGAACACCCGGCCGGAAGGTTTCAGCCTGCAGGAGATCGAAGACCTTGCGAAAGAGCAGGGGTTGACGGCGAGGACCATCATCACCACCGCGCCACATGCGGCGGACCTGCCCGTTCCATTCATCGCCCACTACGGCTTGGGGGAACAACTGCATTTCGTCGCGGTTCTTTCCCACGCTGAAAACGGGAAGATGAGAATCTATGACTCCCGGACGGGCGGTGTGACCGATGCGGACGAGACTTATTTCAAACGCCAGTGGTCAGGCTATGCGACGCTGTTCGCGGAGGTGCCCGATGTCGAGGGCATCCTCCTGGCGAGCGCCGAAAGCAAGCGGACGGTTGTTGGCGGCTGCTGCGGCTATCCGAAAATGCCGGATGACCTTGTCTGCGGCATAGGTGAGAATGCCGGGGGATGCGGCCCGTGCAGCAGGGGGATGCCAAGCTGGAGTGTCAATCCGGTGAACATGAATCTGACCATCAACGACACCCCGATGTGGTGGGACGCTCCCTACGGGCCCTCCGTCAACATGAGCCTGACTTATAATAGCCTGGACTCCCTTGCTACGATACGTCCCTTCGGAGACAAATGGACCTTCGCCTATTCGGCCTACGCGATGCAGGATCCTTCCGGCGCGGTCTTGATCATGTATGGGAACGGTTACAACGAACGCTACACCCGGAACGCTGATCTAACTTTCACCCCGGAAGCCAGGAACGCCCAGAGCAAGCTGACCAAAACAGGGAATTTCACGTTCGTGGTGGAGGATGGAAACGGAACAAAGCATACCTTCTCCGTGTCGAAAACGATGGCGGGAGCCAGCGCCGCCAGCCTGTTGACCTCCATCGTGGACAAATACGGCACCGCCGTCAATATCGCGCACAACGGCCAGGGCGCGGTAACTGCCATCACTCATTCCGCCGGTGGCACCTGGAATCTGTATTACAACGCGGCGGGCAAGGTTCGCCGGATAACCGATCCCTTCTCGCGCGAGGCGACCTTCACCTATGATTCCAACAACCGCCTCACCGGTCAGACGGATCAGGGAGGAGTGGCCTACGGCTACGGCTACACCACCGCGGCCAGGGTGAGGGAGCGGGATCCGCTCTACCCCGATTTCGGCCATACGTTGGAATACGTGGAGCGGACCAACGAGCTTTTCATCAACGCCCTGAACCTGCCCACCGGAACGTACCTCTTCGACACGGAACCCGCGGATGGCATCAACAACATGGGGCTTCAGTATGCGGATTATGCTTATCCACCTCATGGCGGAAAGATGTGGGAGAATTACCGGATCACCGTGACGGATCCGATGGCGCAAAAAGAGGAGTATTACTTCGACGGGGCTTCGAAGAAAGGCTGGCACCGAAGCAAACGCCATTTCAAGATGGGGCAGAAGCCGGACAGCGGCGAGCCACACAAGCTGTATGAATTCGCACTGGCGGGCGGCAGGGGGCAAATCAAAAAAACCAGGTATCCGGGCGGCGGACAGTCCGTTTCCGACGGCCACGATTCCTCGGGCCGCGCCGCTTCCGTCACGGGGGCCGATGGCCAGGTCACGAAGTACACCTACAATACCATGGGTAATGTCACCATCCGTCAGGAAGGTGAGGACGGCGATTTGAATAAAATCATCTACACCACCACCTATGCCGCGAATGGAATCGATCCGACATCGGAGACGCGCACTGTCGGGGGCGTCGTCATCACGCTTTCACAGATCACCTACAACTCCAGCCGTGATGTGCAGTCTCAAACCAATTCTTTCGGAGTGACCACCGCTTTCACGCGGAATTCCAAAGGCCAGCTTTTGACGGAGACCCACCCTTTGGTCGGTTTGACAGAAAGGATCTACGACACAAACGGTCGATTGTATCAGGTGAAGAACACCGCGCCCGGGCAGACGGTTGCGAAGGTGAAGGCTACGTGTGGCTATGACGGCGTGGGCAGGGTCGTTTCCGAAATGGACGAGGAGGGCCACCTGTTGAATTACGAGTATGATCTTCTCAACCGCCTGGTGAAAACCATTTATCCGGACACCACCTACACGCAGAGCAATTATTCATGCTGCACACTCACGAGCCAGCGCGCGCGTGATGGTTCGGTCACCCAATACACCTACGACGCGCTCAAGCGGCTCGTAAATGAAATCAAACCCGGGGGGGAATCGATCACGAGACATTACGATCAGGAGGACAATATGACCGTTCTCAATTTCGGACGTGGGGAGGGAGTTTCATGGAGCTATGATGCCGCGAACAGGGTTACCGCGAAATTTTACCCGGATGGAAAAAAACTCACTTACGGTTATGACGCGCAAACAGGGCAGATGACCTGGTCAAGGGACTCCCAGAACCGGGAAACAACCTATGGTTATGACGCGAAGGGGCGGATCGTCATCGAATCCGTGTCAGGTCGTCCCATTCAGAAATACACCTACGACGCGGTCGGCTTGAGAATCAAATGGGAGGATGGCACCGCCATCAACACCTACTCCTACGATCCTCATGATCGCATCGTCTCGTCGGATGGTCCGCTGGACCACGATACCTTCACCTATCAATATGATTCATACGGACGGAAGACGTCGTTCACCTATGATGGCGCGGAGGAGAGCTACACATATGATAATCTTGGCAGGATCGCCACGATCACCAATCCTCTCGGAACCTTTGCCAATGTTTACGACGGTGAAACCGGAAAGGTCAGCGAATTCAGCTACCCTTTGTCAGGAATGAAGACCGTGTATCAGCGGCTCCCTGTCGCGCAAGGGGGCCTTCTCGGCTCCATTACCCACCACGCGGCCACCATCGCCGGTGGCGGAGTGCTGGCCAGCTATCAGTATGGCTATAACTCAGCGGATCAGATCACCACCTGGCAGCAAACCCAGCCCGGTATCTCTCCGAGACAATGGAACATCGGTTATGACGCGCGGAGACAGGTTGCCGCCATTACCGAACAGCCGCTGGTCGGCACGCCGCCAATCCTTCAGAAAGTCTGGCGTTACCGTTACGACGCCTCCGGCAATCGTATCGCGGCGCAGGAAAACAATCAGGTGAATACGGCGGCCTACAACAACCTCAACCAACTGGTCTCGTTGAAATCAGGAGGTAGCACCTGGTTCCGCGGAAAGGTCAACGAGCCGGCCCAGGTCACGTTTGCCGGGAAGGCGGCGACGATCGGAGCGGACGGCTCTTTCGAAGCGTTGGTGGAAACCGGACCGGGCACCCAGGACGTGGCCGTACAAGCGAAGGACCAGGCCGGGAACATCAGATCCGAAACCTGGCGCGTCAGCAATGGAAGCGCGGTGGATGTGGTGCCGACGTATGACGCGGAAGGCAACAACCTCACGGATGGCAGGTACAGCTACACCTGGGATGTGTCCCAAAGGATGACCGGCGTGTCGACCGCACAGGACAATTGGACGTTTACCTACGACGGTGCCCGCCGCCGCACCAGTGAGGCGAAGAACGGGGTATCGCAACGCCGCTGGGTCTGGAACGGAACCCAGATGTTCGAAGAGCGGCTTGCGAACGGGGTCAAGCACCGCTTCTGGACGGGAGGAATCCAGATCGTCAATTCGTCGGGACAGGCCGCGGGCAAACGCTATATTGTCAAGGACCACCTGGGCAGCACGCGTGCCGTGGTCGACGGGACGACAGGCGTTGCCACCGCCAGCTATGATTATGCGCCGTGGGGCAGGCGGTCAAGGGTGCAAGGGACTGAAGACTGGGGCCTGGGGTATACCGGCCATTGGCAGCATGAAAGCGGCCTGTCACTTTCCGTCTATCGCGCTTATGATCCGGATCGTGGAAGGTGGGCCAGCCGTGATCCGATTCAGGAGGACGGCGGCCTGAACCTCACCGCGTATTGTGACAATGACGTGATCAACAAGGCCGATGTGCTTGGCCTGGCCCCCGCGACAGGCCGCTGGTTTGACAGCGACGGAAAGGTGCATTCGTCGAAGTGCATGATCATCGTTTACGTCGGACACAATGGAGAGGTCCCGCAGAGTGGAAATATCGTCGATTCCGACTGTTCGGCAAGTGTGGTCATTTCATGTGGACAATCGGGAGGGGACAATGATCCCGCGAGGCCGGATACCGTTCCCGATCTTCCCCCCATCCCGAGAGGAGGAGAAAAGATCAGTGAGTATGATCTGTCCGGCCTTATCAAAAAGGTGGTCGCCGCATCGGAAAAACATGCGAAGACGATTTGTATGAATAAAACCTGCTGTTGCAAGTGGGTGACAATCGTGGTTCGCTACGTTTCAGATCTTCCGGCGACTATGGGGAATCAAAAAGGTACGGAACAAGGCAGATATCCGGTCAAATGTCCATAA
- a CDS encoding MBL fold metallo-hydrolase — translation MIRCFAASAAFFLNACGTYSPLKDEPAGRLPAAPDDRGVKVTFLGNTTILVTDGETTLLVDGFFSRPGPLRTLFGKIGPDTCVIEEELDRAGLGAPGSLDAILVGHAHHDHALDAVEVARRTGALVMGNDSYRHIHEGNGGNNDPEHLWITPRDGTRKSIGKSGKFTVTFVPSGHVGSHRLAQRMVEGDIEKPFKMPAHFSRFKCGDVHAIHIKHDEGSLFVTTTAGVKLGSTRGLEADVVFLGVGLLGQEPDDRQKAYWEENVTTLKPSVVVPVHWDDFSRKLSKGLRPPSLLVDDTKKSIGVVKNKAGDEIIHIMDLDDSIYLKGGKVLKGPSPRRRGSARTEEPGKTHLFDKK, via the coding sequence ATGATCCGTTGCTTCGCGGCTTCGGCAGCTTTTTTCCTCAATGCCTGTGGGACATATTCTCCACTAAAGGACGAACCCGCGGGCAGGTTGCCGGCAGCTCCGGATGACAGGGGGGTGAAAGTGACGTTTCTGGGAAACACGACCATCCTGGTCACGGATGGGGAAACCACGCTCCTGGTTGACGGGTTTTTCTCCCGCCCGGGTCCCTTGCGGACGTTGTTTGGAAAAATCGGACCGGATACCTGCGTGATCGAAGAAGAACTGGACCGGGCCGGGCTTGGTGCTCCGGGGAGTCTGGATGCGATATTGGTCGGACATGCCCACCACGATCACGCGCTTGATGCCGTGGAAGTCGCGAGGCGGACCGGGGCGCTTGTCATGGGGAACGACTCATACCGTCACATTCATGAGGGAAACGGTGGCAACAACGATCCGGAACATCTTTGGATCACCCCGAGGGACGGAACGAGGAAATCGATCGGGAAAAGCGGCAAATTCACCGTGACATTCGTTCCATCCGGGCATGTGGGATCCCACCGGCTCGCCCAGAGAATGGTCGAGGGGGATATCGAAAAGCCGTTCAAAATGCCGGCGCATTTCTCCAGGTTCAAATGCGGGGACGTTCATGCGATTCACATCAAGCACGATGAAGGCAGCCTGTTTGTCACAACGACGGCGGGGGTGAAGCTTGGCAGCACGAGAGGTCTCGAGGCCGATGTCGTGTTTCTCGGCGTGGGGCTTCTCGGCCAGGAACCGGATGACAGGCAGAAAGCCTATTGGGAGGAGAATGTCACGACGCTGAAACCCTCGGTTGTTGTCCCGGTCCACTGGGATGATTTTTCGAGAAAGTTGTCGAAAGGACTCAGGCCTCCGTCGCTGCTGGTCGATGACACGAAAAAGTCGATCGGTGTCGTCAAAAACAAGGCTGGTGATGAAATCATCCACATCATGGATCTGGACGATTCCATTTATCTGAAAGGTGGAAAGGTCTTGAAAGGTCCGAGCCCCAGGAGAAGAGGCTCCGCGCGGACGGAAGAACCAGGCAAAACCCACTTGTTTGACAAAAAATGA
- a CDS encoding Imm30 family immunity protein, translating to MKTISELIEALRGIDLGESGNVGAFERGLAEVVALRTTDSIVPLMGLFRDDAPYDELMFSIIHGIEVFEDAAYVAEVLRDVSSFCSGSPRWASIVFMRMLNTESTRLELVRQLRDADAGTKAAVKSLMEKINARSFEFLPKTTAVIAAAS from the coding sequence ATGAAAACGATCTCCGAATTAATCGAAGCATTGCGAGGCATCGACCTTGGAGAATCAGGGAATGTGGGCGCCTTTGAAAGGGGGCTCGCGGAGGTGGTCGCCCTGCGGACCACGGATTCGATCGTTCCCCTTATGGGCTTGTTCCGTGATGATGCCCCATACGATGAGCTGATGTTCTCGATCATCCATGGCATCGAGGTCTTCGAAGATGCGGCCTATGTGGCCGAAGTCCTCCGCGATGTTTCGTCATTCTGCAGCGGGTCTCCGCGCTGGGCTTCGATAGTTTTCATGAGGATGCTCAACACCGAATCGACGCGGCTGGAACTGGTGAGACAGCTGCGCGATGCGGATGCCGGCACAAAGGCCGCGGTCAAATCCCTGATGGAGAAGATCAACGCCCGCAGTTTCGAGTTTTTGCCGAAGACCACGGCCGTCATCGCCGCCGCCTCCTGA
- a CDS encoding ABC transporter ATP-binding protein, translating into MITIRGLHKRFHGTDALRGVDLDIPQGKVTAFLGPNGAGKTTTIKCAMNLIGRDAGDVSVLGVDARSLGPRQWQSIGYVSENRMMPGWMTVPELLNYLRPMYNGSWDRDFEKKLLAEFDLPLKTELRALSRGQRMKAALLSSLAYRPQLVVLDEPFSGLDPLVRDEFLTGLLELTETEGWTVWISSHDIEEVERFADRVAILNDGRVDIQEDVETLQSRFRSVELWFDDDAPLPGGLPATWLNPKAAGRTLRFTDASYDESSSETLLARIFPEHRRHEARRMTLREIFVALARSYRTQPD; encoded by the coding sequence ATGATCACCATCCGCGGCCTACACAAGCGCTTCCATGGCACCGACGCCCTCCGCGGCGTCGATCTCGACATTCCCCAGGGAAAGGTCACCGCCTTTCTCGGACCCAACGGCGCGGGAAAAACGACCACCATCAAGTGCGCGATGAACCTCATCGGCCGCGATGCGGGGGATGTCTCCGTCCTCGGCGTGGACGCGCGCTCGCTCGGGCCGAGGCAGTGGCAGAGCATCGGCTATGTGTCGGAAAACCGGATGATGCCGGGGTGGATGACAGTGCCGGAACTGCTCAATTACCTGAGGCCGATGTATAACGGATCCTGGGACCGGGATTTCGAAAAGAAGCTGCTGGCGGAGTTCGATCTCCCGCTGAAAACCGAGCTGCGGGCACTGTCGCGCGGACAACGGATGAAGGCGGCGCTCCTTTCCTCGCTGGCCTACCGTCCGCAGCTCGTCGTGCTGGACGAGCCGTTTTCCGGACTCGACCCGCTGGTGCGCGACGAGTTTCTGACCGGTCTGCTCGAACTCACCGAAACCGAAGGCTGGACGGTGTGGATCTCCTCACATGACATCGAGGAGGTGGAGCGCTTCGCCGACCGCGTGGCCATTCTGAACGACGGCAGGGTCGACATCCAGGAGGACGTGGAAACGCTTCAATCCCGGTTCCGCAGCGTGGAGCTGTGGTTCGATGACGATGCCCCCCTCCCCGGCGGACTGCCCGCCACCTGGCTCAATCCGAAAGCCGCCGGACGCACCCTGCGCTTCACCGACGCCAGCTACGATGAATCCAGTAGCGAAACACTGCTGGCTCGGATCTTCCCGGAGCACCGCCGCCATGAGGCCCGGCGGATGACGCTGCGGGAGATCTTCGTCGCCCTGGCCCGGAGCTACCGCACCCAACCCGACTGA
- a CDS encoding GntR family transcriptional regulator: MLPFSFQLRDGDPVSDQVVRAAHHALASGELREGDLFPSVRALAQELKISPTTAHKVLQQLKDLGFLVSRPGIGMVVRAPQLPSLEQRLSLMEPAARRFLDEARSLHLTADDLEPLLRRLRDPNR; encoded by the coding sequence ATGCTTCCCTTCTCCTTCCAACTCCGCGATGGCGACCCGGTCTCCGATCAGGTGGTGCGGGCGGCGCATCATGCGCTCGCGAGCGGCGAGCTGCGTGAAGGCGACCTTTTCCCATCCGTCCGGGCCCTGGCCCAGGAGTTGAAGATTTCGCCGACGACGGCGCACAAGGTCCTGCAGCAGTTGAAGGACCTCGGCTTTCTCGTCAGCCGCCCGGGCATCGGGATGGTGGTGCGGGCACCGCAGCTTCCCTCGCTCGAGCAACGCCTTTCCCTGATGGAGCCCGCCGCGCGCCGGTTCCTCGACGAGGCGCGCTCGCTTCATCTCACCGCCGACGATCTGGAGCCGCTGCTCCGCCGGCTCCGGGACCCCAATCGCTGA
- a CDS encoding PA0069 family radical SAM protein produces the protein MKPPTGRGARDNPPNRFEALHVVPDEDSWAGEDPRPLRTTFLRDDSQSILNKVESEDLRFELSVNPYRGCEHGCSYCYARVYHEYLGMSAGLDFESKIIIKKDAPRLLEAALAKPSYQPAMIAMSGVTDCYQPVERKLEITRGCLEVMARFRQPVGIVTKNALVVRDIDHLAELARFNAACVFISVTTLDPALSRILEPRASTPRARLEAMRKLADAGIPVGPSAAPMIPAVNDSELPAILSACKDAGASFASYSLVRLPGAVSQVFESWLDRHFAERKQKVLDRIRAARGGKLNSSTGPDRMRGGDEPSRQLRELFEVTCRRLGLATRAPELSTACFRRLMPGQGELF, from the coding sequence ATGAAACCACCCACCGGACGAGGAGCCCGGGACAATCCTCCCAATCGCTTCGAGGCCCTGCACGTCGTGCCGGACGAAGACTCGTGGGCCGGCGAAGATCCACGCCCGCTGCGCACGACGTTTCTTCGCGACGACAGCCAGTCCATTTTGAACAAGGTCGAATCCGAGGACCTGCGCTTCGAGCTCAGCGTGAATCCCTACCGGGGCTGCGAGCATGGCTGCTCCTACTGTTACGCCAGGGTCTACCACGAGTATCTGGGAATGTCCGCGGGCTTGGATTTCGAATCCAAGATCATCATCAAGAAAGACGCTCCCCGGCTGCTGGAGGCCGCGCTGGCGAAGCCTTCCTACCAGCCCGCGATGATCGCGATGAGCGGCGTGACGGATTGTTATCAACCGGTGGAGCGGAAGCTCGAAATCACCCGGGGCTGCCTGGAAGTGATGGCCCGTTTCCGCCAGCCGGTGGGGATCGTGACCAAGAACGCTCTGGTGGTCCGCGACATCGACCACCTGGCGGAACTCGCCAGATTCAACGCGGCGTGCGTGTTCATTTCCGTGACCACTCTGGATCCGGCGCTCTCGAGGATACTGGAACCGCGCGCCTCCACACCCCGGGCGAGGCTCGAAGCCATGCGGAAGCTCGCGGATGCGGGAATACCGGTGGGACCGAGCGCCGCGCCGATGATTCCGGCGGTCAACGACAGCGAACTGCCGGCCATCCTTTCCGCCTGCAAGGATGCCGGTGCCAGCTTCGCCTCCTACAGCCTCGTGCGCCTGCCCGGCGCGGTGTCACAGGTCTTCGAGTCCTGGCTCGACCGGCACTTCGCGGAAAGGAAACAGAAGGTGCTGGACCGGATCCGCGCCGCGCGCGGAGGGAAGCTGAACAGTTCGACCGGCCCGGACCGGATGCGCGGAGGCGACGAGCCATCCCGGCAGTTGAGGGAGCTTTTCGAGGTCACCTGCCGGAGACTCGGGCTGGCGACACGTGCGCCGGAGCTGAGCACCGCGTGTTTCCGGCGTCTGATGCCCGGTCAAGGAGAGCTTTTTTGA
- a CDS encoding sigma-70 family RNA polymerase sigma factor produces MEPHAPYPQNDHFIRELTNCQAILCGYCKAALGPSEDAKDAWQRTNVTLWRKAAEWRPELDFLPWALAVARFEVLATVRDKQRERVAFDSDVVELMADESVQAAIDSGSRHEALDHCTGNLPDRQRRILFGHYVAGFPLAEIASANAMTEGAVKVLLLRVRRSLAACIEKYEQREVLP; encoded by the coding sequence ATGGAACCGCACGCGCCGTACCCTCAGAACGATCATTTCATTCGGGAGTTGACCAACTGCCAGGCGATACTGTGTGGTTATTGCAAGGCGGCGCTGGGTCCTTCCGAAGATGCCAAGGACGCGTGGCAGAGAACGAACGTGACACTTTGGCGCAAGGCTGCCGAGTGGCGGCCGGAGCTGGATTTCCTGCCTTGGGCATTGGCCGTCGCACGCTTCGAGGTGCTCGCGACGGTTCGTGACAAGCAGCGGGAGCGGGTGGCCTTCGATTCGGATGTGGTCGAACTCATGGCTGATGAGTCCGTGCAGGCGGCGATCGACAGCGGGTCGCGGCACGAGGCGCTCGACCATTGCACCGGAAATCTGCCGGATCGCCAGCGCCGGATCCTGTTCGGGCACTACGTGGCGGGGTTTCCGCTCGCGGAGATCGCGTCCGCAAATGCTATGACGGAGGGCGCGGTCAAGGTCCTCCTGCTCCGTGTGCGGCGGAGCCTCGCCGCTTGCATCGAGAAGTATGAACAGA